The nucleotide window TTTTTGTGCCGAAGTAATAGACTCGGTGTTGACGCGGAGCATTTGGTGGAGCCGTCGCCGTCGAAGACCGCTTCAATTGGGCGAGCTGAAGTCGTTCGGGACCAATCAGATCCGCCGCTACCGAGGTGAAAAGGTCATAAAACGCCTCGAGACGTCGTCCAAAGTCGATCCCCTCCTCTAGAGGAACGCTCGCCTGGATTTTGAAGTGGGGGGTAGTGATCTGCCATCCACTAGTGATGGAACCCAGCCGAGCCGCGTCAGCCTCCTCAGTGGGCACCCATTGTAACGCCGCCCGTCCTTGACGGGACGGCGCGGGAAGTAGTCCCTGTTCAAGGTTCGGAACCCAATCAGCCGGAATCCATCCATAGGTTGGATGGGGAATGTCCCCATTCTGAAGACGCAAAACCGCGTGGGGAGTGGCCCAGCCGTCTTCATGCGGCACGAATCCGAGCAGTCGACGGGCTTCGGGATCGTCAGGTCTTCGGTGAAGCACTTCTCGAAGGCTCGCATCGGCGAGGGCCAGTCGACCTTCCTTGAAGGCTTGGTCGGCAAGTTCTACGTATTGCTGTGCGGCCTTCTCTCGAATGGCAATGACTTCGGGGAGATTGCTTGGAGATTCGTGATTATTGGTCGCTTTGGTAACGATTTCGGGCAGAGGGACGAATCGCCTTGGCCCATTGGGCAGAGGGGCCGGCTCGATCATAGTCCTGATGACCTGCGCCGTTGAGGTTTCCCCTTCCTCCTCCAAGTGTTTTGCAAGCTGTTCCAGAGCGGCGAACTCGGCAGTACGGATTTCAAGGCTCTCGACATGAGTCTCGAGACGATCAGGCTTTCCAATCGTGCTCGATGTGGCACCGCTTGGACCGAGAATTCCGAATTCAGGGAAGAGAAAGACCATCATCCCTAACCATCGTCGAGGAAACGACAGATTCTTGGCTAGACCAACCAACAGGATCGTCGCACAATGCCTTGTCATGACCACAGACCGATTCGAACGCTGAAGGGCAGGTAGCATGGCGATACGATCCCTCGTGCCTTGCGTGATTGGGATGCTCGGAGGCCTTGTCGTAGGCTGGATCGCGGCATCGTATTCTACCCCGAGCGTTCGAGCGGGTCAGGGGGATCGCTCGGGTGACTCCATCCTCGCCACTGGACCAGTCTCGGTCGAGATGGATCGCGTCACAAAGCAACTCTTTACTACGGACGCAGTTTATTATCTCGACTATTCTGGTGGCAGACTGCTGGCGACCATTCCCACTTATCGACAAACTGTTTTGGGCACACAGGTTCTAGGTGATTTCGCGGTTCGGGACCTGGTTGCTGACTTTCAGCCTCCTCGTGGGGCGACACCTCGATTCGCGATGACGGTCGGTCAGCTCGGCCTGGGAACTGGAACTGGCTGGGCTCCCTTGTTTGTTCTCGAGACCCAAACGAACAAGATGGCGACTTATCGACTCACAGCTGGTCCACTTCGTCCAGGAGGGGAACAGCCTCCAAACTTCGAATTGCTCGAACTTAAGCAGTTACCTTGATCGGTACTCGCCCTTGCCCATGAATCGTGGGCTTGGGACAATGAAATAAACGAAATCCCCTCTGTTCAACTTCCTGAGAGAGTCAGTCGCGCCTGGCTCAATGATCTCTTCCCGATGGACCGTGAATCTCACGTCCTCTCGGATCTTCTTTGGCCAGAGCCGATCGCTTCCGATCGAGGACCATGAGCCCTCACCTAAATCCCCGCAGAACCGTTCCTCATCCTCCCGGTCGTCAAGGGAATGAATCGATTCACCCGGGGTGGAAAAAGCGTCTCCTCCTGCTTGGAGGAGGGTTGTTACTCGGGCTGTTTGGTCTTGTTCTTCTCGTCACGCCTCGTCCCGACCCCGACCAACTCTGGCAAG belongs to Tautonia rosea and includes:
- a CDS encoding DUF1570 domain-containing protein, giving the protein MMVFLFPEFGILGPSGATSSTIGKPDRLETHVESLEIRTAEFAALEQLAKHLEEEGETSTAQVIRTMIEPAPLPNGPRRFVPLPEIVTKATNNHESPSNLPEVIAIREKAAQQYVELADQAFKEGRLALADASLREVLHRRPDDPEARRLLGFVPHEDGWATPHAVLRLQNGDIPHPTYGWIPADWVPNLEQGLLPAPSRQGRAALQWVPTEEADAARLGSITSGWQITTPHFKIQASVPLEEGIDFGRRLEAFYDLFTSVAADLIGPERLQLAQLKRSSTATAPPNAPRQHRVYYFGTKKQYVDYLSPRLRDPGIQDTLGIYLDTQKSSYFFKDEGGLLPVEATLYHEVSHQLLFELAGPSDYLLNAGNFWVFEGLGTYFETLESQPDGSIRYGGRVGPRFEEAHRRHVERDELIPISRFVTLDRATFNGSNGGDPHLHYAQAIALTVFLMDHDHGLYREAFLRYARDAYRGRLRGGAEKSLSTHLDREYHELDFGFQEFVAQPIGPERVQH